One window from the genome of Cryptomeria japonica chromosome 6, Sugi_1.0, whole genome shotgun sequence encodes:
- the LOC131064213 gene encoding heat stress transcription factor A-2e — protein MELEGHFATPFLTKTYAIVDDPSTEFAVSWSAGNNSFLVKDPHHFSLHLLPRYFKHCNFSSFVRQLNTYGFRKVDPDKWEFAHESFLRGQKQLLKSIHRRRSPPKSQGNGGTNSLGLLGSEVSCRYDLEGDLENLKQDEDTIVKEIVLLRKDQANSDREMEDMKRRLDLTERIPQQMMTFFSTIIDNPSLITQMLQKSVKKRKLLPHMEQHEKKPNLVLDAFSTNALSADEFEYSPLDMPLFDSDTSAGLLSKELTAARSLKGRNAENCIERSQFEIDLGFEEDDEGLSNEGDMLWGS, from the exons ATGGAATTGGAAGGCCATTTTGCAACGCCATTTCTTACCAAGACATACGCCATTGTTGACGATCCCTCCACAGAGTTTGCTGTGTCATGGAGTGCAGGAAATAACAGTTTTCTGGTGAAGGATCCACACCATTTCTCTCTTCATTTGCTGCCTCGCTACTTCAAACACTGCAACTTTTCCAGCTTCGTTAGACAGCTCAACACATAT GGATTTCGTAAGGTGGATCCTGATAAATGGGAGTTTGCACATGAAAGCTTTTTGCGCGGGCAAAAACAATTGCTAAAGAGCATTCATAGAAGGAGGTCTCCTCCTAAATCCCAGGGAAATGGAGGTACAAACTCTCTTGGGTTATTGGGCAGTGAAGTGAGTTGCAGATATGATTTGGAGGGGGACTTGGAGAATCTGAAGCAGGACGAAGATACCATTGTTAAGGAGATTGTTCTGCTGAGGAAAGATCAGGCAAACAGTGAtagagagatggaagatatgaagagGCGCTTAGATTTGACAGAGCGAATTCCTCAGCAGATGATGACATTTTTCAGCACAATAATTGACAATCCCAGCCTAATTACACAGATGCTTCAAAAGAGTGTTAAGAAGAGGAAACTGTTGCCCCATATGGAGCAACATGAAAAAAAGCCCAACTTGGTTTTGGATGCTTTTAGTACAAATGCTTTGAGTGCGGATGAGTTTGAATACTCCCCACTAGATATGCCTCTGTTTGACTCTGATACTAGTGCTGGACTGCTGTCTAAGGAGCTAACAGCTGCTCGTTCACTCAAAGGTCGAAATGCAGAGAATTGTATTGAAAGATCTCAGTTTGAAATTGATCTaggctttgaagaagatgatgagggtTTGAGTAATGAGGGTGACATGTTATGGGGGAGTTAA